One window from the genome of Flavobacterium agricola encodes:
- a CDS encoding ATP-dependent Clp protease ATP-binding subunit, which produces MDENFSRTVKNIITYSKEEALRLGHEFIGTEHILLGILRNGKGSAIDLLRSLNIDLAVLRRKIEGVNLSEAENAFTSSNDKKSMYLTRQAERALKTSLLEAKTFQSREIKSVHLLLCILKNEKDPITNLFNNSFNVDYEQAKQLYSSLEHDNDTLLDTPQNDAFGDSDNDDRDNPFAQNPSQTNKSNKKSKTPVLDNFGRDLTELAEQGKLDPVVGREKEIERVSQILSRRKKNNPLLIGEPGVGKSAIAEGLALRIIQKKVSRILFNKRVVTLDLASLVAGTKYRGQFEERMKAVMNELEKNTDIILFIDEIHTIVGAGGATGSLDASNMFKPALARGEIQCIGATTLDEYRQYIEKDGALERRFQKVIVEPTSVEETITILNNIKGKYEDHHSVTYTPEAIEACVKLTNRYMTDRFLPDKAIDALDEVGSRVHIINISVPEEILTLEKNLEEVRAEKDAMVKKQKFEEAAKLRDDERNIERSLAVAQEKWELESKNNRITVTEDNVADVVSMMTGIPVNRVAQTESNKLAHLPDLIKGKVIGQDEAVLKIAKSIQRNRAGLKDPNKPIGSFIFLGQTGVGKTQLAKVLAKELFDSEEALVRIDMSEYMEKFAISRLVGAPPGYVGYEEGGQLTEKIRRKPYAVLLLDEIEKAHPDVFNMLLQVLDDGHLTDSLGRKVDFRNTIIIMTSNIGARQLKDFGTGVGFGTAAKQSQQADIEKGVIENALKKAFAPEFLNRIDDVVVFNALEKEDINKIIDIELQKLYARIADLGYSLKLSDAAKDFIADKGFDKQFGARPLKRAIQKYIEDALAEKIITSKIQTGDEILMELDAEKEELTVEIIKAQEAN; this is translated from the coding sequence ATGGATGAAAATTTTTCAAGAACAGTAAAGAACATTATCACATATAGTAAAGAAGAAGCTTTACGCTTAGGACACGAATTTATTGGCACAGAACATATATTATTAGGAATTCTTAGAAACGGCAAAGGATCTGCAATTGATTTATTGCGATCATTAAACATTGATTTAGCCGTTTTACGTAGAAAAATTGAAGGTGTTAATTTGTCTGAAGCCGAAAACGCCTTTACAAGTAGTAATGACAAAAAAAGCATGTATTTAACACGCCAAGCTGAGCGTGCTTTAAAAACATCTTTATTAGAAGCAAAAACATTTCAGAGCCGAGAAATTAAATCGGTTCACTTGTTGCTTTGCATTCTAAAAAATGAAAAAGACCCGATTACTAATTTATTTAACAACAGCTTTAATGTAGATTACGAACAAGCTAAGCAACTTTATAGCTCGCTTGAACATGATAATGATACATTATTAGACACACCGCAAAACGATGCATTTGGCGACTCGGACAACGACGATCGCGATAATCCGTTTGCGCAAAATCCAAGCCAAACCAACAAATCAAACAAAAAATCTAAAACTCCGGTTTTAGATAATTTTGGACGTGATTTAACCGAACTTGCTGAGCAAGGTAAATTAGACCCGGTAGTTGGTCGTGAAAAAGAAATTGAGCGCGTTTCTCAAATTTTATCGCGAAGAAAAAAGAACAATCCGTTGTTAATAGGTGAACCTGGGGTTGGTAAATCTGCCATTGCAGAAGGCTTAGCCTTACGCATTATTCAGAAAAAAGTTTCTAGAATATTGTTTAACAAACGCGTAGTAACTTTAGATTTAGCAAGCTTAGTTGCTGGAACAAAATACCGTGGGCAGTTTGAAGAACGTATGAAAGCAGTAATGAATGAGTTAGAAAAAAACACAGACATTATTCTTTTTATAGATGAAATTCACACTATTGTTGGTGCTGGTGGTGCAACCGGATCGCTGGACGCATCTAACATGTTTAAACCAGCGTTAGCACGTGGTGAAATTCAATGCATTGGCGCAACAACATTAGATGAGTACCGCCAATATATTGAAAAAGACGGTGCTTTAGAGCGTCGTTTTCAAAAAGTAATTGTAGAACCAACCTCGGTTGAAGAAACCATTACGATTTTAAATAATATTAAAGGTAAATACGAAGATCACCACAGCGTAACCTATACGCCAGAAGCTATTGAAGCTTGTGTTAAGCTTACCAATCGCTACATGACGGACCGTTTTTTACCTGACAAAGCAATTGATGCTTTAGACGAGGTAGGTTCTCGCGTGCATATTATTAACATTTCTGTACCAGAAGAAATTTTAACGTTAGAGAAAAACCTAGAAGAAGTTCGTGCAGAAAAAGATGCTATGGTTAAAAAGCAAAAGTTTGAAGAAGCTGCAAAGCTTCGTGATGACGAACGTAATATTGAACGTAGTTTAGCCGTTGCTCAAGAAAAATGGGAATTAGAATCTAAAAATAACAGAATTACTGTAACCGAAGATAATGTTGCCGATGTAGTTTCTATGATGACCGGAATTCCGGTAAATCGCGTAGCACAAACAGAAAGCAATAAACTAGCCCATTTACCTGATTTAATTAAAGGTAAGGTGATTGGCCAAGATGAAGCTGTTTTAAAAATCGCAAAATCAATTCAACGCAACAGAGCCGGGTTAAAAGATCCGAATAAACCTATCGGATCATTTATCTTTTTAGGCCAAACCGGAGTTGGTAAAACGCAATTAGCTAAAGTTTTAGCTAAAGAACTTTTTGATTCTGAAGAAGCTTTGGTTCGAATTGACATGAGCGAATACATGGAGAAATTTGCAATTTCTAGATTAGTTGGTGCACCTCCGGGCTATGTTGGTTACGAAGAAGGCGGACAATTAACCGAAAAAATAAGACGCAAACCATACGCAGTTTTATTGTTAGATGAAATTGAAAAAGCGCATCCTGACGTATTTAACATGTTGTTACAAGTTTTAGACGACGGCCATTTAACCGATTCTTTAGGACGTAAAGTTGATTTTAGAAATACAATCATTATCATGACATCAAACATTGGTGCACGTCAGTTAAAAGATTTTGGCACCGGCGTTGGTTTTGGTACAGCTGCAAAACAATCACAACAAGCTGATATAGAAAAAGGTGTGATTGAAAATGCTTTAAAGAAAGCATTTGCTCCAGAATTTTTAAACCGAATTGACGATGTAGTTGTATTTAATGCTTTAGAAAAAGAAGATATTAATAAAATTATTGATATTGAATTGCAAAAGCTTTATGCACGTATTGCAGATTTAGGTTATAGCTTAAAATTGTCTGACGCAGCAAAAGATTTTATTGCTGATAAAGGTTTTGACAAGCAATTTGGAGCAAGACCTTTAAAAAGAGCCATTCAGAAATACATTGAAGATGCTTTAGCTGAAAAAATAATTACTTCTAAGATTCAGACTGGCGACGAAATTTTAATGGAATTAGACGCAGAAAAAGAAGAATTAACTGTTGAAATCATAAAAGCGCAAGAAGCGAACTAA
- the hutH gene encoding histidine ammonia-lyase, with protein sequence MESVHYLSTETLSIDDVAAIIAENKKLELSQDAIVNIEKCRNYLDHKMQTQKEPIYGINTGFGSLCNVKISNENLSLLQENIVKSHACGTGDLVPEEIVKVMLLLKIQSLIYGFSGVQLVTVQRLVDFYNHEVIPVVYQQGSLGASGDLAPLAHLSLPLIGEGEVFYDGYRQPADKVLEKLGLEPIKLASKEGLALLNGTQFMSAYGVSILIKARKIAYLADLIGTISLEAFDGRKDPFNEMIHLIRPHKGQVVTASRILDFLDGSELIEQPKENVQDPYSFRCMPQVHGASKDAIDYALKVFKTEINSVTDNPNVFVGDDQVLSGGNFHGQPLALALDFLGIALAELGSISERRTYQLISGLRGLPAFLVNNPGLNSGFMIPQYTAASIVSQNKQLATPASVDSIVSSNGQEDHVSMGANAATKCYKILENLVRILAIELMNASQALEFRRPLQSSEFIESFVKLFRTDVPLVENDRVLHYDIEKAIHFLHAMDVDLDESF encoded by the coding sequence ATGGAATCCGTACATTATTTAAGTACCGAAACTTTAAGCATAGATGATGTTGCTGCTATAATAGCAGAAAACAAAAAATTAGAATTGTCGCAAGATGCTATTGTTAATATCGAAAAATGCCGCAATTATTTAGATCATAAGATGCAAACCCAAAAAGAACCTATTTATGGTATAAATACGGGCTTTGGGTCTTTATGTAACGTAAAAATTTCGAACGAAAACTTAAGCCTTTTACAAGAAAACATTGTAAAATCTCACGCTTGTGGAACCGGCGATTTGGTGCCCGAAGAAATTGTGAAAGTAATGTTGTTGCTTAAAATACAATCGTTAATTTACGGTTTTTCGGGTGTGCAATTGGTTACCGTACAACGTTTGGTTGATTTTTATAACCACGAGGTAATTCCGGTTGTTTACCAACAAGGTTCGTTAGGTGCTTCGGGCGATTTAGCTCCTTTAGCGCACTTAAGTTTACCTTTAATTGGCGAGGGCGAAGTTTTTTACGACGGTTACCGCCAACCAGCCGATAAAGTTTTAGAAAAACTTGGTTTAGAACCTATAAAATTAGCATCTAAAGAAGGTTTAGCTTTATTAAACGGTACGCAGTTTATGAGCGCTTATGGTGTTTCAATATTGATTAAAGCACGTAAAATTGCTTATTTAGCCGATTTAATCGGAACCATTTCGTTAGAAGCGTTTGATGGTCGTAAAGATCCGTTTAATGAAATGATTCATCTAATCCGTCCGCATAAAGGGCAAGTTGTTACAGCAAGCCGTATTTTAGATTTTCTTGACGGTAGTGAATTGATTGAGCAACCTAAAGAAAATGTTCAAGATCCATATTCTTTCCGTTGTATGCCGCAAGTTCACGGAGCAAGTAAAGATGCTATTGATTATGCATTAAAAGTTTTTAAAACTGAAATTAATTCGGTTACCGATAACCCAAATGTTTTTGTGGGTGATGATCAGGTGCTTTCTGGCGGAAACTTTCATGGGCAACCTTTGGCTTTAGCTTTAGATTTTTTAGGCATCGCTTTGGCAGAATTAGGTAGTATTTCAGAACGCAGAACCTACCAATTAATTTCGGGTTTACGTGGTTTGCCAGCATTTTTAGTAAACAATCCGGGATTAAATTCTGGGTTTATGATTCCGCAATATACAGCAGCAAGCATTGTAAGTCAAAACAAACAATTGGCAACTCCAGCATCTGTTGATAGTATTGTTTCGAGTAACGGACAAGAAGATCATGTTAGCATGGGAGCAAACGCAGCAACCAAATGTTACAAAATACTAGAAAACTTAGTTCGTATTTTAGCTATTGAATTGATGAATGCTTCGCAAGCTTTAGAATTCAGACGTCCGTTACAATCGTCAGAATTTATTGAAAGTTTTGTAAAATTATTTAGAACGGATGTGCCTTTAGTAGAAAACGATCGCGTTTTACATTATGATATTGAAAAAGCCATTCATTTTTTACATGCAATGGATGTAGATTTAGACGAAAGTTTTTAA
- the gcvT gene encoding glycine cleavage system aminomethyltransferase GcvT, producing MKNIALTHIHEQLGAKMVPYAGFNMPVQYEGVNAEHETVRNGVGVFDVSHMGEFFLKGENALALIQKVTTNDASKIAIGKAQYSCLPNLTGGIVDDLIVYRMAENEYLLVVNASNIEKDWNWISQFNDFGVEMTNASDQYSLFAIQGPKAAEAMQPLTNVDLTNLPFYSFEVGTFAGVDNVIISATGYTGSGGFEIYFKNEDAETIWNKVFEAGKAFDIKPIGLAARDTLRLEMGFCLYGNDIDETTSPLEAGLGWITKFDKEFTNSENLKKEKENGPKRKLIGFELLDRGIPRHGYEIVDANGNVIGHVTSGTQAPSLNKGIGLGYVTTENAKVDTDIFIRIRKNDVPAKIVKTPFYKK from the coding sequence ATGAAAAACATAGCTTTAACACACATTCATGAACAATTAGGAGCAAAAATGGTTCCTTATGCTGGGTTTAATATGCCCGTACAATATGAAGGAGTAAATGCAGAACATGAAACCGTTCGTAATGGTGTGGGTGTTTTCGACGTTTCTCACATGGGAGAATTCTTTTTAAAAGGAGAAAACGCGTTAGCACTTATTCAAAAAGTTACTACTAACGATGCATCTAAAATTGCTATTGGTAAAGCTCAATATTCTTGTTTACCAAACTTAACAGGCGGAATTGTAGACGATTTAATTGTTTACCGCATGGCAGAAAACGAATATTTATTAGTAGTTAATGCATCAAATATTGAAAAAGATTGGAATTGGATTTCTCAGTTTAACGATTTTGGTGTTGAAATGACAAATGCTTCTGATCAATATTCATTATTCGCAATTCAAGGTCCTAAAGCTGCTGAAGCTATGCAACCTTTAACTAATGTAGATTTAACCAATTTACCTTTTTATTCGTTTGAAGTTGGTACTTTTGCTGGAGTTGACAACGTAATTATTTCTGCAACAGGATATACAGGTTCTGGAGGTTTTGAAATTTATTTTAAAAATGAAGATGCTGAAACTATTTGGAATAAAGTTTTTGAAGCTGGAAAAGCTTTTGACATTAAACCTATTGGATTAGCTGCACGCGATACATTACGTTTAGAAATGGGCTTTTGCTTGTACGGAAATGATATTGACGAAACAACTTCTCCGTTAGAAGCTGGTTTAGGTTGGATTACTAAGTTTGATAAAGAATTTACAAACTCTGAAAACCTTAAAAAAGAAAAAGAAAACGGTCCGAAACGCAAGCTAATTGGTTTTGAATTATTGGATCGCGGTATTCCACGTCATGGCTACGAAATTGTTGATGCAAACGGAAATGTAATCGGTCACGTAACTTCAGGAACTCAGGCACCTTCATTAAATAAAGGAATTGGTTTAGGCTACGTTACTACAGAAAATGCTAAAGTTGATACAGATATTTTTATTCGCATTCGTAAAAACGATGTACCAGCAAAAATTGTTAAAACACCTTTTTATAAAAAATAA